The Couchioplanes caeruleus nucleotide sequence CATGAGGGCGGCCACGCCCTGGCCGCGCTGCTGACCGGGCGCAAGTTGCGCGGCATCCGCCTCGAGTTCGACACGTCGGGGCTGACTTTGTCGGCCGGGCGGCCGACCGGGCCGGGCATGATCTTCACGCTGCTTGCCGGGTACGTCGCCCCGTCGCTGATCGGGCTCGCAGGCGCATGGCTGCTCGGCGGGAACCGGATCACGTTGCTGCTGTGGGTGGCCGTCGTGCTGCTGCTGCTCATGCTCATCAACATCCGAAACGTGTTCGGCGTGGTGTCCGTCCTGGTCACCGGCGTGATCGTCTTTGCCGTGTCGTGGTCGGCGTCGCCACAGGTGCAGTCGCTGTTCGCGTACGTGGGGGTGTGGTTCCTGTTGATCGGCGGAGTCCGCCCGGTCTTCGAGCTGCAGTCGTTGCGCAGCCGGGGGCGGATGCCCGAGTCGGATGCGGATCAGTTGGCCGGACTCACGCACGTACCGGCGTTGTTCTGGGTCGGCCTGTTCCTGATCGTCGACGTGGCGGCGCTGCTGATCGGTACGTTCCTGCTGGCCGGGCAGTGGTTGCCCGACCTGGCCACTTCGAGTAGCTGAACGGCGACACATTGAGTATGCCGCGGTGATGCGCGTCACCGGAGGCGGTCGATAGCTTCCACCGCATGGCTGCTGACCTGGGCATGGCCTGGAGCACCGGCGTGGTGGCGTTCGTCGCAGCCGTGCCGTTGTGGCGATACACGACGAACGCGATCGCCATCGCCCACGAGGGCGGTCACGCCGTGTTCGGCTGGCTGTTCGGCTCGGCCGTGAAGCACGTCAAGATCTTCCATGGCGGCGCGGGCGAGATGCTGCCCGGCACCGAGAACTGGTTGTCGAGGTTCATGTCGCTGATCGCCGGCTACCTGGGGCCGTCCATCTTCGGCTTCGGCGGCGTGCAACTGCTGGTCCACGATGTCGACCCGCGATCAGTGCTGTTCCTCAGCCTCCTGTTCCTCGTGGGCGTACTGATCATGACGCGCAACCTCTTCGGCGTCTTCGTCATCCTCTTCGTCGGCACGATGCTGTGGGCGGTCGCGATGAGGTCGACGGAGGCGGTGCAGCTCGTCTTCTCGTACGTGTGGGTGTGGTTCCTGCTGATGGGCGGCGTGCGGCAGGTGCCGGAGTTGTTCTGGTCGATGCACACCGACTCGACGACCGACGCGGGGCTGCTGCAGAAGCACACCCTGATCGGCGACGTGGTGTGGCTGTTCGTCTTCTGGCTGCTGTCACTGGGCGCCCTGGTCTACGGCGGCGCCCTCCTGCTACGCCACGGCACCTGACGACCGGCGGGCCCGGCGCGTAAGGACAGCGCGCCAGCTGCGCCGCAGCGCGTGAGGACCGGCGGCCCTACTGCGCCGCAGCGCGTGAGGACCGGCGAGTCCGCTGCGGTACAGCGTGTAAGGACCGGCGGGACCACTGCGCCGCGGGGTGGAAGGTCGGCGCGCCCTGCGGGGTGTGAGGCTGGCGCGTCTCTCTGCCGCCGGAGCTGCGTCAAGCCGGCGGCGGCGTCCTAGAGCGGGATGTTGCCGTGCTTCTTCGGCGGGAGCGTTTCGCGCTTGGTGCGCAGCGTGCGCAGGGCGCGGGTCACCTGGTTGCGGGTCTGGGACGGGGCGATCACCGCGTCCACATAGCCCCGTTCCGCCGCGATGTACGGGTTGGCGAGCGCGTCCTCGTACTCCTGGATGAGCTCGGCACGCCGCGCGGCCGGGTCCTCCGCCGACGCCAGCTCGCCGCGGTAGAGGATGTTGACCGCGCCCTGGGCTCCCATGACCGCGATCTGGGCGGTGGGCCACGCGAAGTTCATGTCGGCCCCGAGGTGCTTGGAGCCCATGACGTCGTACGCCCCGCCGTACGCCTTGCGGGTGATGACCGTGACCTTGGGCACCGTGGCCTCGGCGTACGCGTAGATGAGCTTGGCCCCGCGCCGGATGATGCCGTCCCATTCCTGGTCCGTGCCGGGCAGGAAGCCAGGCACGTCGACGAACGTGAGCACCGGGATGTTGAACGCGTCGCAGGTCCGCACGAAGCGCGCCGCCTTCTCGGACGCGGCGATGTCGAGCGTGCCGGCGAAGTGCATGGGCTGGTTGGCGACGACGCCGACCGGGCGGCCCTCGACGCGACCGAAGCCGACCACGATGTTCTGCGCGTAGAGCGGCTGCACCTCGAGGAAGTCCTCCACGACCGCCTCGATGACCGCGCGGATGTCGTAGGGCTGGTTGGCCGAGTCCGGGATCAACGTGTCCAGGGCGAGATCCGCTTCGCTCGGGTCGAGGTCCGCGGGAGCGTCGAAGGTGGTCGGTTCGTCCAGGTTGTTGCTCGGAAGGTACGACAGCAGCGCCCGCACGTAGTCGATCGCGTCCTCCTCGTCGCTCGCGAGGTAGTGCGCGTTGCCACTGCGCGTGTTGTGGGTGCGCGCGCCGCCCAGCTCCTCCATGCCCACGTCCTCGCCGGTGACCGTACGGATGACGTCCGGCCCGGTGATGAACATGTGCGACGTCTGGTCGACCATGACCGTGAAGTCGGTGATCGCGGGGGAGTACACGGCACCGCCCGCGCACGGGCCCATGATCAGCGAAATCTGCGGGATGACGCCGCTGGCCCGTACGTTGCGGAAGAAGATGTCGGCGTAGAGGCCGAGCGCGACGACGCCCTCCTGGATGCGCGCGCCGCCGGAGTCGTTGATGCCGATGATCGGGCAGCCGATCTTCATGGCCAGGTCGAGCACTTTGACGATCTTCTCGCCGAAGACCTCGCCGAGGGACCCGCCGAACACCGTGAAGTCCTGGGAGAAGACGCACACCTGGCGGCCGTCGATGGTGCCGTGGCCGGTGACGACACCGTCGCCGTACGGCCGGTTGCGGTCCAGGCCGAAGTTCGTCGAGCGGTGCCGGGCCAGCTCGTCGAGCTCCACGAACGAACCCTCGTCGAGCAGCATCTCGATGCGCTCGCGTGCTGTCTTCTTGCCGCGGGAGTGCTGCTTCTCGACGGCGCGCTCGGAACCGGCATGCACCGCCTCGTCCGTGCGCCGGGCGAGGTCGGCGAGCTTGCCGGCCGTCGTGTGGATGTCGGACTGTTGCACGTCCTGCTGAGTCGTCACTGTCCTGCGCCTCCACTCGCCCGCGGACGATCGCTGTCCCCGGTGCGCTGTCCCATGACCCGCGTTGGTGTGCGGGCCCCGTCTCCGCCGTCCGGCGCGGCACGGGCCTGTCGTGCCATGCCGGGTGATCGTATCCATCGGGGCGGGCACTCGGCTGGCGTGCGGCCCGGGCTGTGGATAACGCGGTCATGGCGACACCGGGCCTGTGGATAACGGGAGGGCGGGTCGTCCGCGTCTGCCAAGGTGGCCGCATGAAAGACGCCTTCAACGCACGCCCACGGTCCGGGCGACGT carries:
- a CDS encoding M50 family metallopeptidase — translated: MAIDSVTDVWDTLLSAQPDPPRTLVLITAVVALAVVAFRPVWRIARNAITIAHEGGHALAALLTGRKLRGIRLEFDTSGLTLSAGRPTGPGMIFTLLAGYVAPSLIGLAGAWLLGGNRITLLLWVAVVLLLLMLINIRNVFGVVSVLVTGVIVFAVSWSASPQVQSLFAYVGVWFLLIGGVRPVFELQSLRSRGRMPESDADQLAGLTHVPALFWVGLFLIVDVAALLIGTFLLAGQWLPDLATSSS
- a CDS encoding acyl-CoA carboxylase subunit beta, coding for MDTITRHGTTGPCRAGRRRRGPHTNAGHGTAHRGQRSSAGEWRRRTVTTQQDVQQSDIHTTAGKLADLARRTDEAVHAGSERAVEKQHSRGKKTARERIEMLLDEGSFVELDELARHRSTNFGLDRNRPYGDGVVTGHGTIDGRQVCVFSQDFTVFGGSLGEVFGEKIVKVLDLAMKIGCPIIGINDSGGARIQEGVVALGLYADIFFRNVRASGVIPQISLIMGPCAGGAVYSPAITDFTVMVDQTSHMFITGPDVIRTVTGEDVGMEELGGARTHNTRSGNAHYLASDEEDAIDYVRALLSYLPSNNLDEPTTFDAPADLDPSEADLALDTLIPDSANQPYDIRAVIEAVVEDFLEVQPLYAQNIVVGFGRVEGRPVGVVANQPMHFAGTLDIAASEKAARFVRTCDAFNIPVLTFVDVPGFLPGTDQEWDGIIRRGAKLIYAYAEATVPKVTVITRKAYGGAYDVMGSKHLGADMNFAWPTAQIAVMGAQGAVNILYRGELASAEDPAARRAELIQEYEDALANPYIAAERGYVDAVIAPSQTRNQVTRALRTLRTKRETLPPKKHGNIPL
- a CDS encoding M50 family metallopeptidase, whose translation is MAADLGMAWSTGVVAFVAAVPLWRYTTNAIAIAHEGGHAVFGWLFGSAVKHVKIFHGGAGEMLPGTENWLSRFMSLIAGYLGPSIFGFGGVQLLVHDVDPRSVLFLSLLFLVGVLIMTRNLFGVFVILFVGTMLWAVAMRSTEAVQLVFSYVWVWFLLMGGVRQVPELFWSMHTDSTTDAGLLQKHTLIGDVVWLFVFWLLSLGALVYGGALLLRHGT